In Salvelinus namaycush isolate Seneca chromosome 12, SaNama_1.0, whole genome shotgun sequence, the DNA window GACACTAGGTCAAGTTCAAGTGTGTTGTAGGCCTACAGGAGCCCCAATTCCATAGCAAACTGTTGAGGACAGCCGTTTAAACAACCCCTGGTAGAATTTTCGATCTGTTGCTGTTCTAGTTACTTCGGATTTGGCACACTCAGTGGTCAAGCCACAGACAGAGCGAAAACAGGGAAGAAACCATAATTtgcctacagtaccagtcaaaagtttggacatacctacttattcaagggtttctttattttttacattgtagaatgatagtgaatacatcaaaactatgaaataacacaaatgggatcatgtagtaaccaaaaaaataataataaaaaagtgttaaacaaatcaaaacatattttatttaggagtttctttaaagtagccatcctttgccttgatgacaactttgcacctggaatgattttccaacagtcttgaaggagttcccacatatgctgagcacttgttggctgcttttcctgcagtccaactcatcccaaaccatctcaaccatcccacttatgttacgaatccctttggccctgCAGTCTAGGGGAGATggaaacgagacccgtaacatatctCATACAAATCATAATAGTGAAAAGGAACAGTGAGAActaataaccacagacaacttaaATTTACCATCAAACACTAATGGTTTATTTTttaaacacacggtaatggggggggggggggggggggctgagctggacccaaggaaagaaataataaatatccaaaaacacccctaagctagacttgCCTGCTTCAATACAGCTAGTTAACTAACCAATAAAATACAGCGgatggtccgcccagttctaactagtgcttagacaaagtattcctacgggtaatgtatgcccatgggcgacttgGCTTTGTACCcctttttcccaccatcaaacaaacagtcaaacaccataacaaaacatACTCACATAATACCGGACAAATGTGACATGTGACATGTAGGAGCAAAAACCAACTCAATCCAAAGACACAGCGAAAACAACTGACTGGGAGGagatgtgattgggtaagggaaaaggagcaggtgtcttctgattggCGACTGATTGGCGGCACCTGTGGATAGGGCAGAAGGAaagaaaatacacacacaggatacctgtatccgtaacactccCACCCTTAAAAGAGCAACCCTATATGGATTGCTACCAAAGTATACCCACAAGATCAACAAACAAAGGCAACCTCACGAAACATACAAAAATCATCAATTTTTACACACGAGACAATGCATCTGCCAATACATTTTCAGAACCCTTTTTGTGGCGGATCTCCAAATTATAATTTTGCAAAATAAGCGCCCAATGCATAAGGCACTGGTTCTGGTTGTACATCCGGTGGAGAAACACTAAGGGGTTATGGTCAGTATATACGATCACTGGTAGGGCACTGGAACCAATATATACTTCAAAGTACAACAAGAAGCTAGAGCTTCTTGTTCGATGGTTGCATAGTTTCCCTGACATTTGTAAAATTTTCATGAAAAATAACAAACAAGATGATCCACTCCACTCTTGTCCTGCTGCAGTAGAACAGCACCAGCACCTCTGGCACTAGCATCTACCTCAAGTTTAAACGGTTGTTCAAAATCCAGAGCAGCAAGTACAGGGGTATTAAATAAGAGTGCTTTAGCAGTATCAAAAGCTACCTTACAATCAGGGGACCACTCAAACAATCTTGCCGGACTGAGCAAATCGGTCAATGGAGCAACTACCGCAGAGAAGTTTTTACAGAAACTATGGTAGTAGCCAACCATCCATAAAAAGCGGCGTAGCTCTCGTCTGGTGGTAGGTGCGGGGAATGCAGTTATAGCCAAGACCTTGGCATCCACAAGGCGCACctgtcatctataagtctcttcttattggtgtcctttagtagtggtttctttgcagcaattcgaccatgaaggcctgattctgatttacctccctaatcttactacatttgcacacactgtatatagattttttctattgtgttattgactgtacatttgtttatcccatgtttaactctgttgtttgtcgcactgctttgctttatcttggccaggtcgcagttgtaaacttgttctcaactagcctacctggttaaataaaggtgaagtaataaaataaaaaattcacACAGTCACCTCTgaacatttgatgttgagatgtctctgttacttgaactctctgaagaatttatttgggctgcaatttttgaggccagtaactctaatgaacttatcctctgcagcagaggtaactctgggtatcTCTTTCCTGtgccggtcctcatgagagccagtttcatcatagcgcttgatggtttttgcgactgcacttgaagaaatgttcaaagttcttgaaatgttccggattgactgaccttcatgtcgtaaagtaatgatggactgttgtttctctttgcttatttgagctgttcttgccataatatggacttggtctttaaccaaatagggctatattctgtatgtcaaccctaccttgtcacaacacaactgattggctcaaacgcattaaggaaagaaattccacaaattaacttttaacaaggcacacctgttaattgaaatgcattccaggtgactacttcatgaagctggttgagagaatgctaagagtgtgcaaagctgtcatcaaggcaaagggtggctactttgaagaatctcatataaaatatattttgatttgtttaatacttttttggttactacatgattccatagttttgatgtcttcactattattctacaatgtacaaaatagtaaaaataaagcaaaaccctggaatgagcaggtgtgtccaaacttttgactgttactgtacctaTAGGCTTCTATGGCCTACATATTCATGCCATCATTTTCCTTGAATTTGTGTGGTAATTAAATAGAATCTTTCAGAATTAATTTTACAGAAATATTTTTTACCAGCTCAGTCTATTCTGAAATTGAAAAAAGTGAGGGAGCACTACTCAGCACAAAATCCCtggtatcagcctactcagtgacacccacagagcACAACTGAAGAGTGTACACACATATTAGCATCATAGCTCTAattgcaggactttgactgtgTCAATCACTTCACTATTCAGCCTATTGACTGGTGAGCTAATGTGGCTTATTTCACAGTGGtgtcaaagtcctgcaataagagctacgaccttaatatttgtgtaaactcttcaCGCTGTGTTCTGTGGGTttcactgagtaggctgatacctATGGATCTTGGGTCCATGAAATAGGCTAAGGCtgtacatggcaatataaaatgtccAATACGCACATTAGACTGACTGGTGAGGTGATTTTccacagtcaaagtcctgcaataTGAGCTACACCGCTCATATTTGTGTAAAATCATCACAGTTGTGTTCTGCTGGTGTCGCTGAGTAGGCTTCTAGCccggcaaaataaatgtatgcacgatagcgcacgcgcgcaTCCGGTTTGGTTACCTGTTTGAAATGAGCATTCCAAAGAGAGCACATTACATTTCACCCCTCCATCAAAAAGTTCGCCCTGCTTTGAGTCACGTGGTTGAAGAAAATGGCTTCTTGAAACGAATTTTGTCAAATGTGTTGCTAAAAGTAGAAAGTATAGCTACCTAAAACTGAATGCGAGTGTTAATATTGGACTGAAGGGTTTGTAACTTCAATCTCAGAAATCGTTATGCGTAAGTAACCGTTCTACTTTCGGTTTTTCATGATTCTCAGGAAGATGGGTGTGCAGCAGATCTCAACTGTCGTAATTtaagatagctaacgttagcttacagtagctagctaactaacaaatCTGTCTCGATTTAAGCACCAAAGTCAACCGAACAACATGCCTCCTCGGAAAAAGCGAGAGAACAGAGACATTGATGATTGTCCCAGGAAACGACGACGAGCTCAGGAAGAGGGCAATGTTGTCAACTCAGACAGCGACGAGGTAACCAGCTGAACTAACGTTACTGTATTTAGCTAGCTGGTAGCACACTGAATTTCTAGCAAACTATCTTCCCACACTAGACGCAGAACTACCGAGCTAGGTATATTTCTGTGTAAAGTGACCTTTCATTAAATCTTAGCTAGAATATAAAGACTATATGGTATACTTGATAACTGTCGGCCTTCAAACAATTTGTATTTGGATATCTAAGCTAGGCTTCCAGGCTTGAATAATAATATTATACAAACCTGGATGCCTAGCTTAGAGCCAAATACAAATAGTCTGAAACAGATACTGCTTGGCCGACACTTATCAAGCATAGCATGCAGTCTTTATATTCTACATATTCTACTCATCTCTCTTCTAACCCAGGATGAAGACTTCAGAccgacatcatcatcatcaagagGGGAGAGCAAACGGGACAAGGAGAGTAGAACACGATCAAACGGTATTCTGACCAACATATGTCTCCTTATTTGTAGCTAATTAGACTCATAATTTTCATGTACCACATCACCAGAATGCAACTATTGAAGCACTGCAAGATGGAACTTTAACCTACTGTACTGAAACTGTCCCTTCTCTtctcagagatgacagaggagGAGATGCTGGACCTGGCCATGAGACTGAGTAAACAGGAGGCCAGCAGCGCGGCTCTCCGGCAACGACAGGAGGAAGAGGCCGTGAGGAAGGCCATCGCTGAAAGCCTCTCCGTAAGTGTAGGTATTACTGACAGAAATCAAATGTCGCCTGGAGATTTCCTCTATCAGTCCTCACCATTGTTTCAGATCAATCCAACCATTTGTATTGCGTTCTATCTATTCCTGTGATACATGAGTGTTGCTGTATCCCTTCAGGCAGACAGCCCTACTCATCCCCACTCAGAATCTTCGCTCGGGTCAGGGAGCCCTACCCAACAATGTCAAAATTCTCCTCCAGAGCGAGAGAGCAGCATACAGCCCCCCAGGCATAAACTCTCCTACCCTAACCATGGTGTGGCTGACAGGGAGGGAGCCCGCGGTGGAGGTGTTCATGTAGGGGTGGCTCCCTCAGACAGGAGGGGGAAGAAGGAGGGAAGCCCATTACTAGATATGCCTGACCTGTCTCAGACCCAGAAGGTCTACTCCCAGTCCTCCCCCCTCAACCAAGCTTCCATCTCAGTGCCTCTCCCATCCTCACAGGTCAgtggtgcacacacacagacctacgCCATTATTTATCTGTCATTGCCTGTTCAACCCTGGCTGCTGTTCTGCATTTCTTCAGGGGCTTCAATGGGCCCAGATCTAACTAACTACGCTCATACCTTAAGACTTAACTAATGTATGTGTTAAGTTCTGGTGACAGCAGGGTAGAAGAACCAACTACTTACTTAGAtctaaatgtgtttttaacaACAATGTTAGCATCATCTTACACTCATCACAGGCTAAGAATGCATGCCAgatcagtttttttattttttttatgataTCTTCTATGCCATTTTAAGGAGGAGGGGTCTTCTCAGAGGAACCTTTTCGGAGACCGCTCAGCCAACGCAATAGAATCTCAGGACTACAACAACTCCACAAAGAGTGACTCCCAGTCCCAACTCAGGATCAAGTCCCCTGGTTTCCCTTCCACTACAGCTTCCCAAGCCAACAAACCTGTCCTGTGCCTGGAGAAGCTTAGCCAGGACCTCCTAGTAGACTGTCAGGCCTCTGGGTTCCTACTAAAGGGTCATCCCAGCTTAACACTTCCCACAAAGTCCCAGAAATCTCAATTTTATCAGCCCAAGAGCCCCACATTCTCCAATACCCCTGTGTTTTCCAAAACAGAGAGAGGTGTGGAACCAGGCCAAAGTAGTCCCTCCTTTCCTAAACGCGCCATGTTCTCTAATAGTGATTCaggagaggaggaaaaagagGCCAGTCCCACCGTTCCTAAAAGCCTGGTCTTTTTCAAGACTGATAGAGGAAAGGCAGAAGAAGAAGGGAGTCCAACTTCTCCTAAAAGCACCATGTTCTCTAAGAGTGAAAGAGGACCAGAAGAGAAAGAGACCTTCTCCGGAAGTCCAGTCTTTTCCAGAACTGATCAGATAAGGGACCAGGGTCCACAGAGCTGTGTTGAACGTGTCTCTACAACAGGAGACTATGAGGGTGGAGACCGAGATGATGCTGTGAAGAGCAGGGATGCCTCCGAGTGCCTTCCACCACGCCCCAGAACAACCCTGTCCCTGAACAAGAGATTTGTGCCTATAAGGAAGACCGCTGGAGTTTCAGACAAAGCTGTTGACCAAGAGGAACGTGAGGGTGAATCCTCGCAGAGAACTGTAAACAGGATTAGCACGCCTGTAAAGTTGGGTATGTTTTTTCCCCATTGTTTTAACCACTGTCATACATACAAAGCAATGTTACGATCATACATTGAGTTTGAATAAGAACAAGAAATACCTTTATGGCAGGTTCAAATGGCCTCTCTGCCTGCCCTTTTGGCTTTTTATGTTCAGATTCAATGTATGTATTGACATGATTCTTCCCTTTAGCTACAGAAGAAGACCTTAATTCAGAGGAACTTACATTGGCTTTGGAGACTCATCCAATGCAGGAGTTAACCAGCAATATGGCGCTACGCTGGTCAGATGATGACGAAGAGGAAAATGGTCCTGAAAAGGTGAAGCCAGGGAACTACAATATTGTCTATCACCAGTACTGTTATATAGCTTTTGGCCTCACCTGAAACCTAATTTACAGTGTATTGTGGaaacatctttctctctctcttgcagtcAGCTCACTCGCCCAGCCCAGTCTTCCCACAGGAGAATCACCTCCTTCAGCCAAGCAACCAGGGTCTCTCCCCAAACACCCATGACCACCGTTCCCCCCAACACAGACACAGCCCCTGCCTCGTCCCCAAGAAACGCACTCACAACTTCAAAGGCGCCGCGTGCGAGGAGGGGGAGAGCCAGTCCAAGTGCATCCGGAAGAAGTTCACCTTCAAGGGCATGTATGgagccccctctccctctcttctcagaCAGGCTGCAGGTAGGAGCCAGGATGAGGCCAAAGCCGAAAGCACCTCTTCCCACCAGCCCCTGGCCTCCTCcagccccctctctccccccacagACGGCCAGGGTGATGGGGGAGTGGTGTGCTACTATTGGGGTGTGCCTTTCTGTCCACGAGGGCAGGACCCAGACGCCTACACACAGGTGATCCTTCTTGGTCTGATGTAGTTTTCATTCATttttctctcacacagacattttCTGGATTATGAGTCAATGTGGGTAACTGACATCTGGGAACACAAAAAGTGAGGGGTATGAATACTGTGTGCTATTGTATTGTTTAAGAAAAGTTCCATCCATTATTTTGTAATATTTCATTGATCTAATGTTAGATGTCATGACTTCTAACTGTAAGTGTCTAATAGAAATTACATGATTTTCCTTACAGGTGATCCTGTCCCAGCTGGAGGTGTATGAGAAGAGCCTGAAGGAGGCCCAGAGGGGTCTGCTGAAGAAGGCAGGCTGGGGGGAGCCAGTCCTCCCTGGGCCCCCAGAGAAACCCTTCTCCAGGAGGGGACGCCTCGAGAGACGCAGGGCCCCAAAACtcatggaagaggagagaggggggaaacgTCAGGAAGAGCtagtggaggtggtagaggatgatgatgatgaagaggagggagagaagagggcgAGACAGCGGTCACGGGGGGGGGTGGAagcgagagggaagagaggaagacaggagtgGAAGGACTGCCAGGATCTGTTTGTGTCCTCTCCTGAACAAGAGGAAGTGAGTATTGCTTAATAATTAGAAATGCCTATTATAGACAGCTTGGAGCAATGCATTTATGTATTTTCGTAGGCTGtattaatatttatttattttttctttagaAGTGTCAATCATATCAAAGGCTCTGATGATGCTACAGTACTTACTAAAAGTTCCTTGTTACACTATCTAACCACCAGATGGCACTATCAACAATTTACAATCCCAATGTGTTATTATAATACGGGCTTAAGTGTGTCTTTTTGGGAtagacacattttattatgtaGAAAGGTCAATCCACTTGATGTTTTTCCCCCAGCAAATTTGTCTTGTTTTGTCTTCCCATAGAAATCTCCCTACCCTGTATTTCATGCAGATACCAGTCAGCTAATTCTACTTAAACGGTAAGGGAGGCGTAAACTGCTAAATCATACAGTATGGACCTAGGTTGTCTTTAATCTCAATGATACAAGTGTATTAATTGTGCACAAGaatgaaaaaaatgtataaaGAATTCAGTTGATTTCTCATTTTATCAGGAGACTTGGCcttagaagaggagaggaaagactAGCAGAAAAACAACCACCTGACttactggaggagagggaggaagacgaGAAGGAAGAAAAGATGGATGATAAAGAgggtggagagaagaggggggaggaagaaAGGATGGGGGAAGAAGTGGATGTCGGAGGCTTAGAAGTTCCAGGTATAAGAAATTATGATATATACCTACTGGTTTATGGAATAATATGGTTCCATTTAGATTTGAATAATTAATGTTGTGAGCTTCATATGTAGCTGTAATTGTCATGCCGCTACTTGTTGTTTCTGATGGCAGAGACCCAACTCAGTGATGACAGCACTCGAGACCTCATGGTCACCAGCCCTGCACAGGTTAGAGTCACTTCAGCACTACCAAAGACACTCGTATATAGAGCATTTTGACTACGGTTCTGAATGATTCTCCTTCTTTTACCCAACACCTAGAAATAATGGGTGTGTGCATAGAATTGTGAGGCTATGGTTTAACATTTTAGCCATTTcgcacagtggttcccaaactgtggtgCTTGCCCcg includes these proteins:
- the LOC120057033 gene encoding BRCA1-A complex subunit RAP80-like isoform X3, with amino-acid sequence MPPRKKRENRDIDDCPRKRRRAQEEGNVVNSDSDEDEDFRPTSSSSRGESKRDKESRTRSNEMTEEEMLDLAMRLSKQEASSAALRQRQEEEAVRKAIAESLSVSADSPTHPHSESSLGSGSPTQQCQNSPPERESSIQPPRHKLSYPNHGVADREGARGGGVHVGVAPSDRRGKKEGSPLLDMPDLSQTQKVYSQSSPLNQASISVPLPSSQEEGSSQRNLFGDRSANAIESQDYNNSTKSDSQSQLRIKSPGFPSTTASQANKPVLCLEKLSQDLLVDCQASGFLLKGHPSLTLPTKSQKSQFYQPKSPTFSNTPVFSKTERGVEPGQSSPSFPKRAMFSNSDSGEEEKEASPTVPKSLVFFKTDRGKAEEEGSPTSPKSTMFSKSERGPEEKETFSGSPVFSRTDQIRDQGPQSCVERVSTTGDYEGGDRDDAVKSRDASECLPPRPRTTLSLNKRFVPIRKTAGVSDKAVDQEEREGESSQRTVNRISTPVKLATEEDLNSEELTLALETHPMQELTSNMALRWSDDDEEENGPEKSAHSPSPVFPQENHLLQPSNQGLSPNTHDHRSPQHRHSPCLVPKKRTHNFKGAACEEGESQSKCIRKKFTFKGMYGAPSPSLLRQAAGRSQDEAKAESTSSHQPLASSSPLSPPTDGQGDGGVVCYYWGVPFCPRGQDPDAYTQVILSQLEVYEKSLKEAQRGLLKKAGWGEPVLPGPPEKPFSRRGRLERRRAPKLMEEERGGKRQEELVEVVEDDDDEEEGEKRARQRSRGGVEARGKRGRQEWKDCQDLFVSSPEQEEKSPYPVFHADTSQLILLKRRLGLRRGEERLAEKQPPDLLEEREEDEKEEKMDDKEGGEKRGEEERMGEEVDVGGLEVPETQLSDDSTRDLMVTSPAQPQPESQSLPQIQTFLSSPRPLEQREEGMLVVGEEEGRRSSPVGIPAVGEDVRMEEDIPEPSFPRSPSMDCPMCMRLFPLTEIEMHAAYCDGTTGIMEEEMAEESHSQVSVKARRKGTRRGEIIGEEQPSSSGSGKVVQGEKCFLCQQLFPLKNHEKHVEDCIKNKEVSKAAPRDGQLFWSSVCGTIFQSGDLLSALDQREHIYSGTAEAEPCDTTFNNQQSGLIDDLDTAESGGRGDFSAPGFRGKVSPSLSVSE